One region of Brassica napus cultivar Da-Ae chromosome A10, Da-Ae, whole genome shotgun sequence genomic DNA includes:
- the BNAA10G25700D gene encoding uncharacterized protein BNAA10G25700D isoform X1 — MRNSLSFEIDDNGGAGRDGNHNRLRLKPISSGDRRDRSSHSGSDRSSLLRSSNTARPHHIGGRSLNRKGVISWLKPRGNWLLYFLVAFTVCAFVMSSVLLQDSIAWQGSARGGGGVRRRIGFGSSLKYVPGGVARRLIEGEGLDSLRSGVRIGVRPPRLALILGNMKKDSRTLMLVTVMKNLQKLGYVFKVFAVENGEARSLWEQLAGHVKVLVSDQLGLADWTIFEGVIADSLEAKEAISSLMQEPFRSVPLIWIVHEDILANRLPVYLKIGQNSLISHWRSAFARANAVVFPQFTLPMLHSVLDVGNFVVIPESVVDVWAAESYSEVHTKQELREINGFGEDDLVIMVLGSSFFYDEFSWDNAVAMHMLGPLLTRYGRRKDTGGSFKFVFLYGNSTEGQNDAVQEVASRLGLTQGTVRHFGLNEDVNRVLLMADILVYASSQEEQSFPPLIVRAMSFGIPIITPDFPVMKKYMADGVHGIFFRRNDPDALLKAFSPLISDGRLSKFAQTIASSGRLLTKNMMAAECTTGYARLLENIVHFPSDTFLPGSISQLQVTSWEWSLFRSEIGQPKSFIQDSTYASIRPGIVFQVEEKFTGVVESTNPVDNNTIFLSDELPSKLDWDVLEEIEGAEEYEKVESEELEDRMERDVEDWEEIYRNARKSEKLKFEVNERDEGELERTGQPLCIYEVYDGAGAWPFLHHGSLYRGLSLSSKDRRLSSDDVDAADRLPLLNDSHYRDILCEIGGMFSVATKVDSIHMRPWIGFQSWRAAGRKVSLSSKAEGSLENIIQQDTKGEIVYFWTKLDIDGGALGSRNALTFWSMCDILNRGNCRTTFEEAFRHMYGLPEHIEALPPMPEDGHHWSSLHNWVMPTPSFLEFVMFSRMFSESLDALHNNPNDSQSCSLASSQLERKHCYCRVLELLVNVWAYHSGRKMVYINPRDGSLEEQHPLPQRRGLMWAKYFNFTLLKSMDEDLAEAADDNDHPRERWLWPLTGEVHWKGVYEREREERYRLKMDKKRKTKEKLYDRIKNGYKQKSLGG, encoded by the exons ATGAGAAACTCTCTCTCGTTCGAGATCGACGACAATGGCGGCGCCGGAAGAGACGGGAATCACAATCGTCTCCGTCTCAAGCCTATCTCGAGCGGCGATAGGCGAGATCGATCTTCTCACTCCGGTTCGGATCGGTCTTCCTTGTTGCGTAGTAGCAACACCGCCCGGCCTCACCACATTGGCGGCAGATCGCTTAACCGCAAGGGCGTCATCTCGTGGCTCAAGCCGCGCGGCAACTGGCTGCTCTACTTTCTGGTGGCGTTCACGGTTTGCGCGTTCGTCATGTCCTCGGTGCTGCTTCAGGATTCGATTGCGTGGCAAGGGAGTGCGAGGGGAGGAGGGGGAGTGAGGAGGCGGATTGGATTCGGGAGTTCGTTGAAGTATGTTCCCGGAGGAGTTGCGAGGAGGTTGATTGAAGGGGAAGGGCTTGATTCGTTGCGGTCTGGGGTTAGGATCGGTGTTCGtccgcccaggcttgctctc ATACTAGGCAATATGAAGAAAGATTCCCGAACACTAATGTTGGTCACTGTGATGAAGAATCTTCAAAAACTGGGTTATGTGTTTAAG GTTTTTGCCGTAGAGAATGGCGAAGCACGTTCATTGTGGGAACAGTTAGCTGGCCATGTTAAAGTCCTGGTTTCAGATCAGCTGGGACTGGCTGATTGGACAAT TTTTGAAGGTGTTATTGCTGATTCGCTTGAAGCAAAAGAAGCCATTTCAAG CCTAATGCAGGAGCCATTTCGTTCAGTGCCACTTATATGGATAGTTCATGAAGATATTCTTGCAAATCGGTTGCCTGTTTACCTAAAGATAGGCCAAAATTCTCTAATCTCCCACTGGAGAAGTGCTTTTGCGAGAGCAAATGCCGTTGTCTTTCCACAGTTTACTCTGCCG atgttGCATAGCGTTCTTGATGTTGGGAACTTCGTTGTGATTCCAGAATCAGTAGTCGATGTTTGGGCTGCTGAAAGCTACAGTGAAGTACACACAAAGCAAGAACTGAGGGAGATTAACGGATTTGGCGAGGATGACCTGGTCATCATGGTGCTCGGGAGCTCCTTCTTTTATGATGAGTTTTCTTGGGATAATGCCGTGGCAATGCACATGTTGGGACCACTATTGACACGATATGGGAGGAGAAAAGACACCGGCGGTTCCTTTAAGTTTGTTTTTCTATATGGTAATTCTACCGAAGGACAGAACGATGCTGTACAG GAAGTTGCATCGAGGCTTGGGTTGACCCAAGGCACTGTTCGGCATTTTGGTTTGAATGAGGATGTGAATAGAGTTCTACTGATGGCTGATATTCTTGTTTATGCTTCTTCCCAAGAGGAACAAAGTTTTCCTCCCTTAATTGTCAGAGCTATGAGCTTTGGCATCCCTATTATAACACCCGACTTTCCAGTCATGAAAAAATAT ATGGCTGATGGAGttcatggaatatttttccGAAGAAACGACCCTGATGCTTTGTTAAAGGCATTCTCACCGTTGATATCAGATGGAAGGCTCTCTAAATTTGCTCAAACAattgcttcttcaggaagactTTTAACTAAGAACATGATGGCAGCAGAATGCACAACTGGTTATGCTAGGCTTTTGGAGAACATAGTCCACTTTCCATCTGATACTTTCTTGCCAGGTTCTATTTCTCAACTTCAAGTGACCTCGTGGGAGTGGAGTCTGTTCAGGAGCGAAATAGGGCAGCCAAAAAGCTTCATCCAGGATTCCACTTATGCATCCATAAGACCTGGAATTGTTTTCCAAGTCGAAGAGAAGTTCACGGGTGTTGTTGAGTCAACAAACCCTGTTGACAACAACACCATATTTCTATCAGATGAGCTTCCTTCCAAATTAGACTGGGATGTTCTTGAAGAGATTGAGGGAGCTGAAGAGTACGAGAAAGTAGAATCTGAGGAG CTAGAGGACAGAATGGAAAGAGATGTTGAGGATTGGGAAGAGATATACCGGAATGCTCGCAAATCGGAGAAGCTAAAGTTTGAGGTAAACGAACGGGATGAAGGAGAGCTTGAACGAACTGGTCAGCCGTTATGTATTTATGAGGTTTACGATGGAGCTGGTGCGTGGCCCTTTCTGCATCATGGATCTCTGTACCGTGGTTTGAGCTTG TCCAGTAAAGATCGAAGGCTAAGCTCAGACGACGTAGATGCAGCAGACCGGTTACCACTTTTGAATGATAGTCATTATCGAGATATACTCTGCGAAATTGGAGGAATGTTTTCTGTTGCAACTAAAGTGGATAGCATTCACATGAGACCTTGGATTGGATTTCAGTCATGGCGTGCTGCTGGTAGGAAG GTCTCGTTATCATCAAAAGCTGAAGGATCCCTGGAAAACATTATACAACAGGATACCAAGGGGGAGATTGTTTACTTCTGGACAAAGCTAGACATTGATGGTGGCGCACTTGGAAGTAGAAATGCACTTACGTTTTGGTCTATGTGTGATATCCTTAACCGAGGAAACTGCAG GACCACTTTTGAAGAGGCATTCCGGCATATGTATGGGTTGCCAGAACACATTGAAGCGCTTCCTCCCATGCCTGAAGATGGTCATCATTGGTCTTCTCTCCACAATTGGGTGATGCCAACTCCGTCTTTCCTCGAGTTTGTCATGTTCTCACG GATGTTCTCAGAGTCTCTAGATGCATTGCACAACAATCCTAACGACTCCCAAAGCTGCTCATTAGCTTCATCGCAGCTCGAG AGAAAGCACTGTTACTGCCGGGTCTTGGAACTGTTGGTTAATGTATGGGCATATCACAGCGGGAGAAAGATGGTTTACATAAACCCGAGAGACGGTTCACTCGAGGAGCAACACCCGTTACCGCAACGAAGAGGTTTAATGTGGGCCAAGTACTTTAACTTCACTTTACTGAAAAGCATGGACGAGGACTTAGCAGAAGCAGCAGATGATAACGACCATCCAAGGGAGAGATGGCTTTGGCCACTAACCGGAGAAGTGCATTGGAAAGGCGTTTACGAGAGGGAACGTGAAGAAAGATACCGATTGAAAATGGACAAGAAACGTAAAACTAAGGAGAAACTTTACGATAGGATCAAGAACGGTTACAAGCAGAAGTCACTCGGAGGATGA
- the BNAA10G25700D gene encoding uncharacterized protein BNAA10G25700D isoform X2, protein MCLSCQVFAVENGEARSLWEQLAGHVKVLVSDQLGLADWTIFEGVIADSLEAKEAISSLMQEPFRSVPLIWIVHEDILANRLPVYLKIGQNSLISHWRSAFARANAVVFPQFTLPMLHSVLDVGNFVVIPESVVDVWAAESYSEVHTKQELREINGFGEDDLVIMVLGSSFFYDEFSWDNAVAMHMLGPLLTRYGRRKDTGGSFKFVFLYGNSTEGQNDAVQEVASRLGLTQGTVRHFGLNEDVNRVLLMADILVYASSQEEQSFPPLIVRAMSFGIPIITPDFPVMKKYMADGVHGIFFRRNDPDALLKAFSPLISDGRLSKFAQTIASSGRLLTKNMMAAECTTGYARLLENIVHFPSDTFLPGSISQLQVTSWEWSLFRSEIGQPKSFIQDSTYASIRPGIVFQVEEKFTGVVESTNPVDNNTIFLSDELPSKLDWDVLEEIEGAEEYEKVESEELEDRMERDVEDWEEIYRNARKSEKLKFEVNERDEGELERTGQPLCIYEVYDGAGAWPFLHHGSLYRGLSLSSKDRRLSSDDVDAADRLPLLNDSHYRDILCEIGGMFSVATKVDSIHMRPWIGFQSWRAAGRKVSLSSKAEGSLENIIQQDTKGEIVYFWTKLDIDGGALGSRNALTFWSMCDILNRGNCRTTFEEAFRHMYGLPEHIEALPPMPEDGHHWSSLHNWVMPTPSFLEFVMFSRMFSESLDALHNNPNDSQSCSLASSQLERKHCYCRVLELLVNVWAYHSGRKMVYINPRDGSLEEQHPLPQRRGLMWAKYFNFTLLKSMDEDLAEAADDNDHPRERWLWPLTGEVHWKGVYEREREERYRLKMDKKRKTKEKLYDRIKNGYKQKSLGG, encoded by the exons ATGTGTTTAAG TTGTCAGGTTTTTGCCGTAGAGAATGGCGAAGCACGTTCATTGTGGGAACAGTTAGCTGGCCATGTTAAAGTCCTGGTTTCAGATCAGCTGGGACTGGCTGATTGGACAAT TTTTGAAGGTGTTATTGCTGATTCGCTTGAAGCAAAAGAAGCCATTTCAAG CCTAATGCAGGAGCCATTTCGTTCAGTGCCACTTATATGGATAGTTCATGAAGATATTCTTGCAAATCGGTTGCCTGTTTACCTAAAGATAGGCCAAAATTCTCTAATCTCCCACTGGAGAAGTGCTTTTGCGAGAGCAAATGCCGTTGTCTTTCCACAGTTTACTCTGCCG atgttGCATAGCGTTCTTGATGTTGGGAACTTCGTTGTGATTCCAGAATCAGTAGTCGATGTTTGGGCTGCTGAAAGCTACAGTGAAGTACACACAAAGCAAGAACTGAGGGAGATTAACGGATTTGGCGAGGATGACCTGGTCATCATGGTGCTCGGGAGCTCCTTCTTTTATGATGAGTTTTCTTGGGATAATGCCGTGGCAATGCACATGTTGGGACCACTATTGACACGATATGGGAGGAGAAAAGACACCGGCGGTTCCTTTAAGTTTGTTTTTCTATATGGTAATTCTACCGAAGGACAGAACGATGCTGTACAG GAAGTTGCATCGAGGCTTGGGTTGACCCAAGGCACTGTTCGGCATTTTGGTTTGAATGAGGATGTGAATAGAGTTCTACTGATGGCTGATATTCTTGTTTATGCTTCTTCCCAAGAGGAACAAAGTTTTCCTCCCTTAATTGTCAGAGCTATGAGCTTTGGCATCCCTATTATAACACCCGACTTTCCAGTCATGAAAAAATAT ATGGCTGATGGAGttcatggaatatttttccGAAGAAACGACCCTGATGCTTTGTTAAAGGCATTCTCACCGTTGATATCAGATGGAAGGCTCTCTAAATTTGCTCAAACAattgcttcttcaggaagactTTTAACTAAGAACATGATGGCAGCAGAATGCACAACTGGTTATGCTAGGCTTTTGGAGAACATAGTCCACTTTCCATCTGATACTTTCTTGCCAGGTTCTATTTCTCAACTTCAAGTGACCTCGTGGGAGTGGAGTCTGTTCAGGAGCGAAATAGGGCAGCCAAAAAGCTTCATCCAGGATTCCACTTATGCATCCATAAGACCTGGAATTGTTTTCCAAGTCGAAGAGAAGTTCACGGGTGTTGTTGAGTCAACAAACCCTGTTGACAACAACACCATATTTCTATCAGATGAGCTTCCTTCCAAATTAGACTGGGATGTTCTTGAAGAGATTGAGGGAGCTGAAGAGTACGAGAAAGTAGAATCTGAGGAG CTAGAGGACAGAATGGAAAGAGATGTTGAGGATTGGGAAGAGATATACCGGAATGCTCGCAAATCGGAGAAGCTAAAGTTTGAGGTAAACGAACGGGATGAAGGAGAGCTTGAACGAACTGGTCAGCCGTTATGTATTTATGAGGTTTACGATGGAGCTGGTGCGTGGCCCTTTCTGCATCATGGATCTCTGTACCGTGGTTTGAGCTTG TCCAGTAAAGATCGAAGGCTAAGCTCAGACGACGTAGATGCAGCAGACCGGTTACCACTTTTGAATGATAGTCATTATCGAGATATACTCTGCGAAATTGGAGGAATGTTTTCTGTTGCAACTAAAGTGGATAGCATTCACATGAGACCTTGGATTGGATTTCAGTCATGGCGTGCTGCTGGTAGGAAG GTCTCGTTATCATCAAAAGCTGAAGGATCCCTGGAAAACATTATACAACAGGATACCAAGGGGGAGATTGTTTACTTCTGGACAAAGCTAGACATTGATGGTGGCGCACTTGGAAGTAGAAATGCACTTACGTTTTGGTCTATGTGTGATATCCTTAACCGAGGAAACTGCAG GACCACTTTTGAAGAGGCATTCCGGCATATGTATGGGTTGCCAGAACACATTGAAGCGCTTCCTCCCATGCCTGAAGATGGTCATCATTGGTCTTCTCTCCACAATTGGGTGATGCCAACTCCGTCTTTCCTCGAGTTTGTCATGTTCTCACG GATGTTCTCAGAGTCTCTAGATGCATTGCACAACAATCCTAACGACTCCCAAAGCTGCTCATTAGCTTCATCGCAGCTCGAG AGAAAGCACTGTTACTGCCGGGTCTTGGAACTGTTGGTTAATGTATGGGCATATCACAGCGGGAGAAAGATGGTTTACATAAACCCGAGAGACGGTTCACTCGAGGAGCAACACCCGTTACCGCAACGAAGAGGTTTAATGTGGGCCAAGTACTTTAACTTCACTTTACTGAAAAGCATGGACGAGGACTTAGCAGAAGCAGCAGATGATAACGACCATCCAAGGGAGAGATGGCTTTGGCCACTAACCGGAGAAGTGCATTGGAAAGGCGTTTACGAGAGGGAACGTGAAGAAAGATACCGATTGAAAATGGACAAGAAACGTAAAACTAAGGAGAAACTTTACGATAGGATCAAGAACGGTTACAAGCAGAAGTCACTCGGAGGATGA
- the LOC106372508 gene encoding cyclin-dependent protein kinase inhibitor SIM has product MDIGLIQDLPMLNFPSPIKIRSNIDDDGNSGGCTTPTSSHHKIPPLTATTPPPPPQKRRPPPTPSSLVRSCKRKLMTSSKFEIIVNKDEIDRFFSSVYNQRVTSSPTTTTTTTTTTALTVSKRRRSFRSCSRK; this is encoded by the coding sequence ATGGATATTGGTTTAATACAAGATCTGCCCATGTTGAATTTCCCATCACCCATCAAGATTCGATCCAACATAGATGATGACGGTAACAGCGGCGGCTGCACCACTCCCACTTCCTCCCATCACAAGATTCCTCCCTTAACCGCCActactcctcctcctccgccgcagAAACGGCGCCCACCTCCGACGCCGTCATCTCTAGTCAGATCTTGCAAGAGGAAGCTTATGACGTCATCCAAGTTTGAGATAATCGTCAACAAAGATGAGATCGATCGCTTCTTCTCCTCTGTTTACAACCAGAGGGTGACGTCGTCCCCCACAACCACAACAACCACTACCACTACGACGGCTCTGACAGTGTCCAAGCGACGGAGAAGTTTCCGTTCTTGCTCCAGGAAATAA
- the LOC106369987 gene encoding uncharacterized protein LOC106369987 — protein sequence MNFRSTLLINGSPRGRISPSRGIRQGDRLSPYIFILCSEVLSGLCNRASEEGSLKGIRVTRACPRVNHLLFADDTMFFIRANKDSCQTLKRILSQYEEASGQSINNLKSSITFSKRAPATLKNRIKDELNIQKEGGVGKYLRLPEHFGRKKRDLFSSIIDKIRQKGSSWSNRFLSTAGKMTMLQSVLSPIPSYSMTCFKLPVSLCKRIQSEVTRFWWDDRNGKKKMAWTSWDKMTQPKEIGGLGFRDFQAFNDAFLGKLSWRILHNPDILLSRVLLGKYCPEESFLTCTDKTSSSHGWKGILIGRDLIVKNMGWVVGNGNSITVWYSPWLSLTEQEGPMGPAPEAEMNMTVSDLFLEETNEWDEGKLHQLFPQIEEQIKAIKPSLSGAPDKRVWLGTNTWEYTTKSGYQAAIKTKREERGNIADINRIDWFKSVWKLTTAPKIKLFLWKVFQNALPVGELLAARNISVDTRCKRCGELESINHLFLHCPYAQGVWRAAPVMPAVNVSGWIDLNEIWVNLCGRTCLPPTGLVEGHLAPWILWQIWLARNSLCFNNTIVTVEETITKAVRMAREWNACQDKTGKKGKKSHAREAHPENCVILQSDAAWRASSRRAGLGWSLKLARGISSGSESITAVVSALTAEGLALRKAITESKKLGVRRMVCESDSVQLINALKGREVPLELYGIVCDIADLSFQFDFISFRWIPREKNSAADLLAKQSLVDGEVFMATT from the coding sequence ATGAATTTCAGATCAACTTTACTCATTAACGGCTCGCCTAGAGGAAGGATATCACCGAGCAGAGGCATCCGTCAAGGAGACCGTCTTTCTCCCTACATATTTATCTTGTGTAGTGAGGTTCTCTCGGGACTGTGTAACAGAGCAAGCGAGGAGGGTTCTCTTAAGGGGATCCGGGTGACGAGAGCATGCCCTCGAGTCAACCATCTCCTCTTCGCGGACGACACAATGTTCTTCATAAGAGCTAATAAAGATAGCTGTCAGACGCTTAAAAGAATCCTCAGCCAGTATGAGGAAGCGTCAGGGCAGTCCATCAACAATCTGAAATCGTCTATCACCTTCTCAAAAAGAGCCCCGGCTACTCTAAAGAACAGGATCAAAGACGAGCTGAACATCCAAAAAGAGGGAGGTGTAGGAAAGTACCTTAGATTGCCAGAGCATTTTGGGAGGAAAAAGAGGGATCTCTTCTCCTCTATAATCGATAAAATTAGACAAAAAGGCAGCAGCTGGTCTAATAGATTTTTGTCCACAGCCGGTAAAATGACGATGTTGCAAAGTGTGCTATCTCCTATCCCGTCCTATTCGATGACGTGCTTCAAACTGCCGGTATCTCTGTGTAAAAGAATCCAGTCGGAGGTCACGAGATTCTGGTGGGACGACCGTAacggaaagaaaaaaatggcttGGACTTCATGGGACAAGATGACACAACCAAAGGAAATTGGAGGCCTCGGATTTAGAGATTTCCAAGCTTTCAATGATGCGTTCCTGGGAAAGTTAAGCTGGCGAATCCTTCATAATCCCGATATTCTACTGTCGAGAGTCTTACTGGGAAAATATTGTCCAGAAGAGAGTTTTCTCACGTGTACGGATAAGACTTCTTCATCGCATGGATGGAAGGGCATTTTGATTGGAAGGGATCTGATTGTAAAAAACATGGGATGGGTAGTAGGTAATGGAAACTCCATCACAGTGTGGTACTCTCCATGGCTGAGTCTCACGGAACAGGAAGGGCCAATGGGGCCGGCACCGGAAGCAGAAATGAACATGACAGTCTCTGATCTATTCTTAGAGGAAACAAATGAATGGGATGAAGGAAAATTGCACCAGTTGTTCCCACAGATAGAAGAACAGATCAAAGCAATCAAACCAAGTCTATCGGGGGCTCCCGACAAGAGAGTTTGGTTGGGAACTAATACATGGGAGTATACAactaaatcaggatatcaggcTGCAATCAAAACCAAGCGAGAGGAGAGAGGAAATATAGCCGACATCAACAGAATAGACTGGTTCAAAAGTGTTTGGAAACTGACCACAGCACCAAAAATCAAGCTATTTTTATGGAAAGTGTTCCAGAATGCTTTACCTGTTGGAGAGCTGCTTGCAGCTAGGAACATCAGTGTAGACACAAGATGTAAAAGATGTGGGGAGCTTGAATCTATAAATCACCTCTTCCTCCACTGTCCTTATGCTCAAGGGGTATGGCGAGCAGCCCCTGTGATGCCGGCGGTGAATGTGAGTGGATGGATAGATTTAAATGAGATTTGGGTGAATTTATGCGGCAGAACTTGCCTACCTCCTACTGGTCTAGTGGAAGGACACCTAGCTCCATGGATTCTCTGGCAAATCTGGTTGGCAAGAAACAGCCTTTGCTTCAACAATACTATAGTGACTGTGGAAGAAACAATTACCAAAGCGGTGAGAATGGCACGAGAATGGAATGCGTGCCAGGATAAGACTggaaaaaaagggaaaaagtCACATGCCAGAGAAGCTCACCCGGAAAATTGTGTAATTCTACAGTCAGACGCGGCCTGGAGAGCTTCCAGTCGAAGAGCAGGACTGGGCTGGAGTTTAAAGCTAGCGCGAGGAATCTCGTCGGGATCGGAGAGTATAACAGCAGTAGTTTCAGCGCTTACAGCAGAAGGGCTGGCATTGAGGAAGGCAATTACAGAGAGTAAAAAGCTTGGTGTGAGGCGAATGGTATGTGAATCTGACTCAGTTCAACTGATCAACGCCCTCAAGGGGAGGGAAGTTCCCTTGGAGCTGTACGGAATCGTTTGTGATATTGCTGATCTGTCTTTCCaatttgatttcatttcttttcgTTGGATTCCTAGAGAGAAAAACTCAGCTGCTGATTTATTAGCAAAGCAAAGCCTTGTAGATGGTGAAGTCTTTATGGCTACCACCTAA